In Esox lucius isolate fEsoLuc1 chromosome 3, fEsoLuc1.pri, whole genome shotgun sequence, the sequence TCTGAGACAGAACTACGACAACGCCTCCTAAAACAATACTACCCATCTGCCCCTGCACTTCTGTCCTATTTAATCAGGCACCGCAATTACAAAACGGACTCAGTCAGGGGACTTCCAAACCTGGTacaacaagaaaacatttcGATTACCCTTCAACTGCGTGCGCTGAATATGAGCCAGGGGTGCCCGCGTTAACCACATTCTGTTGCAAAATGTGTCTGTCAAATTGGACAAATTCATATAAGTCCCTCCTCTAATTTGCGGCTTTTTAAATGGTAAACGGTTCTGTTAATGCTTTCACCCCAGGTGTTGCCAGGTAGTGCAACACTGAGACAAGAAGGATTGTATTGATCTATAATACTGCCGTGATATAACGGGTTTAATACTGTCGTCTGTATCAGTGGCTtgcctcccacacacacaggcagaaccACGAGAAGAACCAGCCATCACGGACCGTAGTGCAAAAAACTGCAATGAACACAAACGTAACAGGAACCATTCAAGCCACTCTCGTGATAACGTAAGGCAACGAGGGACGTGACTTAACGTGACACGCAACCACCCGACCACTCAAAAGGCTACTCGTCACTGTTGGCTGCGTGAACACACGTTGACGGTTCTCATACATATCCTGTCGATTCAACACTGTCCAAAACAAAATGGCCGCCGGGTACATGTACATGATTTCAGACCCAGAAATGCATCATACCAACTTCTAGGCCCTCTAATACTATCAAATATTTCTACTTAAAGTTACTGTGTGATAATGATGATTAAAAATGGTTTATACGCTCTATATGAAACTATCTACAAGAACAGGGTTCCATTGGGTGTAGCGGAGGTGTGCAACGATGCGTCCCTTCTCCTCACTGAGGGACCGGCAGAGATGGAGGCAGGGCAGCTCCACCCACCCCCTGGGATGGAGTCCTTCCACCAGACAAAACCCTCCCCCAGGGATGGAGTCCTTCCACCAGACAAAACCCTCCCCCTGGGATGGAGTCCTTCCACCAGACAAAACCCTCCCCCTGGGATGGAGTCCTTCCACCAGACAAAACCCTCCCCCTGGGATGGAGTCCTTCCACCAGACAAAACCCTCCCCCTGGGATGGAGTCCTTCCACCAGACAAAACCCTCCCCCTGGGATGGAGTCCTTCCACCAGACAAAACCCTCCCCCTGGGATGGAGTCCTTCCACCAGACAAAACCCTCCCCCTGGGATGGAGTCCTTCCACCAGACAAAACCCTCCCCCTGGGATGGAGTCCTTCCACCAGACAAAACCCTCCCCCTGGGATGGAGTCCTTCCACCAGACAAAACCCTCCCCCTGGGATGGAGTCCTTCCACCAGACAAAACCCTCCCCCTGGGATGGAGTCCTTCCACCAGACAAAACCCTCCCCCTGGGATGGAGTCCTTCCACCAGACAAAACCCTCCCCCTGGGATGGAGTCCTTCCACCAGACAAAACCCTCCCCCTGGGATGGAGTCATTCCATTGATTTTAAACCTCCAAGGAGGGTTGATCTCCGAACAGGGTTTGATCAGCCTGTTCGGTTGTTACTAAGGACTGCCTATTGTACTGATAAGAAGCATTTAACACCAGTAACACCAGTAGCTCCAAACCCTCATCGAACCTAgatgtgtgtttctctcctccACGCTggttgtccgtgtgtgtgtgtgtgtgtgtgtgtgagtgcgcagCGGCTACCGGAGGGTTCTTCCTCTTTACCTAAAAGGCACCAGTCTGCAAGGCACAACTAGACAAGCTGGCCTGGGGATGAGGTAGTCtgggacaggtgtgtgtgtgtgtacaggtgtgtgtgtgtgtacaggtgtgtgtgtgaatgtgtgtgtacaggtgtgtgtgtgtgtgtgtgtacaggtgtgtgagggtgtgtacaggtgtgtgtgtgtgtgtacaggtgtgtgtgtgtgtacaggtgtgtgtgtgtgtacaggtgtgtgtgtgtgtgtgtgtgtgtacaggtgtgtgAGGGTGTTCATGAGTATGTCATTTGCACAGCTACAGGAAGGGACTAAAAACATGGGGTGAAGCATGTCAGTGGGAGGAGAGGTCTGTCGGCACGACCACTCACTCTCAACTCTCTCTCAACTCATCTTCTGAGATTCTTCGCATCTTATGTCCTCACATCTTACTTCCTGGCATCCTTCTCAACTATACCAGAACCAGAAGCCccccagtccccccccccccccccccccccacagactTTCTTCGAAGGGAGGCTAGGAGACAGAGGctaggagggaggaggtgaggaaagaTGAATTGAGAGAGAGCCTTGCTCTCCAGATGCTCCCAGGCTGCTTCTGGGTTGTGCTGCCCTCTGGTGGCCGGGGTGGTTCACTGCAGGTGCAGAGGGTTGGGCAGGAAGGGACACGCCACGGGGTTCAGCAACAGCGCATGCGTGGCGGGTTGAGCTCGGGAGGCACTTCCGGTTCAGGCTGCAGAGACAGGATGCTGTTGGAAAGGTCCTTGTTGGGAATTTCCAGCGGCATCTGGAGAGCAgaccagaaagacagacagcatGGTCAAGACGGTAGAGAAGACGTATTCAGAATGTGTCCTTCACAGGGACCCAAAGCAATTCCATTCTGAAGTCATTTTCCAACCAGGACTTCTATGAAATAGGGGTTGAGAGTAAAGTTGTCAGGGTGTTTGAACCCCCAAACTGTTAGCCCTCACAAAGAGATTGGAGCAGACATTTAACAGACAAATGACTCAATGTTTTGTTCCGTtaccaaaaataacaaaaacttaCAAGACTTTTACAACTAAGTGATGTTATTGCAGTCATAGGAAACTTTATTTCTTACAAAATACAGAAGGTAACCAGAGCACAGATAAGAAGAGGCTCTTACCTTTGCTAAAATGTCGTCCACTAGTTTGAGAAAACACTCGTCCACGTTGAAGTTATCCTTGGCGCTAGCCTCGCAGAAACGCATTCCAGATATCCTCGACACAAACTGGAAAGACAACTGATCAATTCATCACTGAAATCTGACTGattgtttctttatttcttaGTGAAGGATTCACTTTATGATTCTGCAACCCTGCCCCATGTGAAGGCAACTAGTTCTAGATCTGGGGTTAAGTGGTTCTAGATATGGGGTTAAGTGGTTCTAGATCTGGGGTTAAGTATTATCTAAAGGTTAAGGGGAGGATCTGGGGGAGGTAACTGGTTCTAGATCTGGGGTTAAGTATTATCTAAAGGTTAAGGGGAGGATCTGGGGGAGGTAACTGGTTCTAGATCTGGGGTTAAGTATTATCTAAAGGTTAAGGGGAGGATCTGGGGGAGGTAACTGGTTCTAGATCTGGGGTTAAGTATTATCTAAAGGTTAAGGGGAGGATCTGGGGGAGGTAACTGGTTCTAGATCTGGGGTTAAGTATTATCTAAAGGTTACGGGGGAGGATCTGGGGGAGGTaactcaccctctctgcagTTTGTTTTGTGATGATCCGGTCCGACTCACAGTCCAACTTGTTTCCCACCAGCAGCAGCTCTGCTTCCTCTGAagcatactgacacacacaaagacagacacagaaacagaaacatacagagacagacggacacacaccgacggacacatacatacagtcaGAGATGGACAAACAGAGACCATGTGACTAAACTCAACTGCTGACTTGGTGAAAAAGGAACCAAGTGAGAAGAATCCCCAGGGCTTCTGTTCACCTTGTCAATCATTTTCATCCACTTGGGCAGGTCATCGAAGGTCTCCTGCTTGGTGATGTCATACACCAGGACTATTCCCTTGGCCCCTCGATAGTAGGCAGAGGTGATGCTGTTGAACCTCTCCTGACCAGCTGTGTCCCTGCATGGGCAGAACACAACCATCAGCATGGTGACACCAGAACGCTACGACCAGGATCCATGGTAACCAGAATGTGAATCAATAAAAACGCCTGTTCATTTCTTACATTTCAGAGGAAAAAAGAGGGCCTTCCCTACCATTACTTCACTAACAGTTTGAGAAAAAAGTTGTTCTAAAACTCAGACAATCTTTAATTCGTGGATCTGGTGACAGCCGTGCTAAACCAGACTGTGCCACTAGAGGTCGCCCACGATCCCTGCAGAAACGACAGATACTTTATTAACAGCATAGAAAGTTAGGTAGTTAGGAAAGAGTGGTCAAATaagctggatttgaacccatgctacAGTGGTGTTTGTTACACTAGAGGTGAGAGTTACTCCACTCgcccacacacaccttttcaTACTCTGTTGTGTTTAAGTGTGATTAAAccaaaagtgtttttattttgggggCAACAAAATACAGTATTGTCTTATTGAAATTATAATACAAAGAATTAAaggttaaaaatataaatgaacacTCATATACTTTACTACATGCAACCATTATTTATATAAATCCTGCCAGAGGCTTTGTAAAGGTGTTGGGTGtccattttttcccccaaatcTTTACATACAATTCAAAACCAATTGAAGTCAAAACCTTAATATGACCACTCACTATACAGTCAATTATACGACAGCTCACTTTACAGTCATTAACACGACCGCTCAATTTACAGTCATTAATACGACCACCCACTATACAGTAATTAACACGACCGCTCACTTTACAGTCATTAACACGACCGCTCAATTTACAGTCATTAATACGACCACACACTATACAGTCATTAAGACGACCGCTCACTTTACAGTCATTAAGACGACCGCTCACTTTACAGTCATTAAGACGACCGCTCACTTTACAGTCATTAAGACGACCGCTCACTTTACAGTCATTAAGACGACCGCTCACTTTACAGTAATTAACACGACCGCTCAATATACGGTCATTAATACGATCGCTCAATTTACGGTCATTAATACGACCACACACCATACAGTCATTAAGACGACCGCTCACTTTACAGTCATTAATACGACCACTCACTTTACAGTCATTAACAGGACCACTCACTTTACAGTCATTAACAGGACCACTCACTTTACAGTCATTAACAGGACCACTCACTTTACAGTCATTAACAGGACCACTCACTTTACAGTCATTAACAGGACCACTCACTTTACAGTCATTAACAGGACCACTCACTTTACAGTCATTAACAGGACCACTCACTTTACAGTCATTAACAAGATCACTCACTATACAGTCATTATATTCCTGATAAGCAACTTCAATTTAAGACAGGCCTTGTATGGTTGATTACTGTCCTGTTCCTCTTGTGAGTGTTGAATCGACTGAAGCAGCTTCTCCTCTAGGCAAGTCAATGTGCCTCCAGTTTCTTTCTGGTGTTTGCCCATGTCTGACCCACCCATACCATGACAAATCCAACACCATGTTTGAATGGGAGCAGGCAGTCACTCAGTAACATGTTGTTTTGGATTTGTCCCAAATTTAAGGCCAATTTCAGCCAAACCCTGTGACCCATTGACCTGTTCAATCTGCTGATTTGGTTGTTACTGTAGAGTCAATACAATGTGGTTTATCCACTCCCAGTTCTACCATcacaacaaataaacacactgtGGTTTTCAATCTCCCAGTGTGATTCCATGTAAACTTATTGTGTTTAAAGCAAAAATTACACTCCTAAAATAATTTAGGCTCAACTAATCAACGAGGTGAATATTAAGGAAATGACCAGAGGTCTGATGAATAAGTGCattggcaaaaatgtatttaacatatTTCTTTTGTATTACTTGTAACATTTCATTTCAATCCAACTTTGTTACACAATGAAAATccctaaatgtaatttaacGTTGTACTTCACTGGTTAAACTGGAGTTTGTGTGTGGGAGTTATGGTGGGGGGTTAGGTGGTTGACAGGAGGGGTGGGGTTAGGTGGTTGACAGGAGGGGTGGGGTTAGGTGGTTGACAGGAGGGGTGGGGTTAGGTGGTTGATAGTAGGGGTGGGGTTAGGTGGTTGACAGGAGGGGTGGGGTAAGGTGGTTGACAGGAGGGGTGGGGTTAGGTGGTTGACAGGAAGGGTGGGGTTAGGTGGTTGACAGGAGGGGTGGGGTTAGGTG encodes:
- the rab12 gene encoding ras-related protein Rab-12, which produces MDSRYEIQRRAGGGGSANASPALGAQSRRRKMPPRPADYKLQIIIIGSRGVGKTSLMERFTDDTFCEACKSTVGVDFKIKTVELRGKKIRLQIWDTAGQERFNSITSAYYRGAKGIVLVYDITKQETFDDLPKWMKMIDKYASEEAELLLVGNKLDCESDRIITKQTAERFVSRISGMRFCEASAKDNFNVDECFLKLVDDILAKMPLEIPNKDLSNSILSLQPEPEVPPELNPPRMRCC